Proteins co-encoded in one Brassica rapa cultivar Chiifu-401-42 chromosome A02, CAAS_Brap_v3.01, whole genome shotgun sequence genomic window:
- the LOC103852995 gene encoding beta-glucosidase 20 encodes MERFHKFPLLGLVLFLGFIGSPTKAIVHACSSTELTFSRANFPEGFIFGTSTAAFQVEGAVHEGCRGPSMWDTYTKKFPHRNNYHKADVAVDFYHRYKEDIKLMKDLNTDGFRFSIAWPRIFPHGRMEKGISKAGVQFYHDLIDELLKNEITPLVTVFHWDTPQDLEDEYGGFLSDRIIKDYTEYANFTFQEYGHKVKHWITFNEPWVFSRAGYDIGKTAPGRCSKYIKEHGDLCHDGRSGHEAYIVSHNMLLAHADAVEAFRKCDKCKAGKIGIAHTPAWFDQNELTDEPHKLSEEEHATPATNLIDFVLGWHLNPTTYGDYPQSMKDHVGDRLPEFTEAQKNKLKNSADFVGINYYYSLFALHGEEQDPSKPSWQSDSLIDYEPRYVDRFNAFTIKPDVAKVDVYSNGLRRLLNYIKDKYGNPEVIITGNGYGEDLGEQDRSLVLALSDHHRTYYIQKHLLSLHQAICEDKVNVTGYFLWSLMDNFEWQEGYSARFGLYYVDYKNNLTRHEKLSAQWYSSFLQDGKEFEFDQHDEYHEHDEYHEHDEL; translated from the exons ATGGAGAGGTTCCATAAGTTTCCTCTCCTAGGTTTGGTTCTTTTCCTCGGCTTTATCGGCTCACCGACCAAGGCCATTGTACATGCATGCTCTAGTACAGAACTAACCTTCAGTCGTGCCAACTTCCCGGAGGGTTTCATTTTTGGTACCTCAACCGCAGCTTTTCAG gttGAAGGAGCTGTACATGAAGGATGTAGAGGTCCAAGCATGTGGGACACCTACACTAAGAAATTCccac aTAGAAATAATTATCATAAGGCCGACGTTGCCGTCGATTTCTACCATCGTTACAAG gAAGATATCAAGTTGATGAAAGATCTGAACACTGACGGATTTAGATTTTCCATTGCATGGCCTAGAATATTCCCAC ATGGTAGGATGGAGAAAGGAATAAGCAAAGCAGGTGTGCAGTTTTACCACGACCTAATTGATGAGCTCCTCAAAAATG aAATAACACCGTTAGTAACCGTTTTTCACTGGGACACTCCTCAAGACTTGGAAGATGAATACGGTGGCTTCTTAAGCGACCGTATAAT AAAGGATTATACGGAGTACGCAAATTTCACGTTCCAGGAGTATGGACACAAAGTGAAGCATTGGATCACATTTAACGAGCCATGGGTATTCAGTCGAGCTGGCTACGACATCGGGAAAACAGCACCGGGACGTTGCTCTAAGTACATCAAAGAGCATGGGGACTTGTGTCACGATGGACGATCAGGACATGAAGCTTATATCGTTAGTCATAATATGCTCTTGGCACATGCGGATGCCGTAGAGGCCTTTAGAAAATGCGACAAG TGTAAAGCTGGTAAAATTGGGATTGCTCATACTCCGGCTTGGTTTGACCAGAACGAGCTCACAGATGAGCCGCACAAGCTCTCAGAAGAAGAACACGCAACTCCTGCAACTAATTTGATTGACTTCGTCTTGGGATG GCATTTGAATCCGACCACGTATGGCGATTATCCACAATCGATGAAAGATCATGTCGGAGATCGACTACCAGAATTTACAGAAGCACAGAAGAACAAGTTGAAAAATTCTGCTGATTTTGTAGGAATCAATTACTATTATTCACTATTTGCACTGCACGGCGAAGAGCAAGATCCTTCGAAACCTAGTTGGCAGAGTGATTCTCTCATTGACTATGAAC CTAGGTATGTGGATAGATTCAATGCCTTTACAATCAAG CCTGATGTTGCTAAAGTTGACGTCTACTCAAATGGTTTGAGAAGACTTCTGAACTACATAAAGGATAAATATGGCAATCCTGAAGTCATTATCACCGGGAATG gATACGGAGAGGATCTAGGTGAGCAAGACAGAAGTCTTGTACTGGCGCTCTCAGATCACCACAGAACATACTATATTCAGAAGCATCTCTTGAGCTTGCACCAAGCAATTTG CGAGGATAAAGTAAATGTTACAGGGTATTTTCTTTGGTCATTGATGGATAATTTTGAATGGCAAGAGGGGTACAGCGCGAGATTTGGACTATACTACGTcgattacaaaaataatttgacGCGCCATGAAAAATTATCAGCCCAGTGGTACTCGAGTTTTCTCCAAGATGGAAAAGAGTTCGAGTTTGATCAGCACGATGAGTACCATGAGCACGATGAGTACCATGAGCACGATGAGTTGTAG